Within Spinacia oleracea cultivar Varoflay chromosome 4, BTI_SOV_V1, whole genome shotgun sequence, the genomic segment CTGGGTAGAGGCCACAATCTCTTGCTCCGGCTCCTGCTCTGGGGGCACGACAGCGTCAGTCACGACCGACACCTCCATCGACGCCACCTCCAACGTGTCGCCCTGGGGAGCGACGACAGAAGCTTCACCTTCGTGCTGCACGGCTAACACCTCCCCCTCTTGCCCCGAAACAGGAGCATTCTCCGCCGACAAGACAACGCCCACCTCAATCGCCTCAGTACTGGCAGTATCGGCCGTCTTCGCCAACTCTTCTGAGTCCACCACAGGCACCGACAAATCATCCATGGTACCGCCATTGGCCAAGTAGTCGTCCACCTCCTTCTGACACGGCCAAATACTGGTCTCCCCAATCAAACAAGAATACATCATCTGTGCCCTCGTCCTCCATATAGCCAGAGCCTCGACATCTTTCGCCTCCTCCTGCAGGGCATCGTACAAGCTCCTCAACCCATCTAATTCCTCCGTAGTCGAGGCCAATTCCCCCTTCACTTTCTCCAACTCCTTAGTCGCGTCGGCTATTTGCTCATCCTTACCCTTCAACTGATCACTCTTCGTCTTAACCACCGCAGCGAGGTCGACAACCTTCTTCTCATCAGCCTTCCACTTCGCCTCCCACGACACAGCCGCCTTCTTCGCCGTCGTCGCCTACTTTCGTGCATTTGTCACCTCGTCGCACAACAACGAACACTGCCTACGCACAGCCAGAGCAGCCTGCGACGCCTGCGCAAGAATAATACCAAAACAAATTAACATAACGAACATTTTACACCCGACAAATTGACATAACACACATTTTTCGCATGAAGAACGAAAGTTAAATAACACTCACCCGCAGGCTAAGTTCAGCGGCGTCCGACGCGACAGGAAGAGGATCCACCTCATGATATCGCTGGTACGTCGTAGGTAGAATCAAGCGATCGGCGAAAGGCCAAATAACAGTCGTCTCATCATCGCCCAAGAAGCTTGGGGGCAAAGTGATAACCGTATCCTCGACGGAACTCTTCTCGGCAGGACACTTCTTGGCCGACGCAGTAGACACCTTACCAACGTCAACAGCAGTAGATGACGCCTTAAACGACTTTGGAGGCGACGACGAAGCAATTGGATGAAAACCTTCAACTCCTATGACGACAGGCGTATCAGCTGACGAGCCTATCGCAGAGAACCGAGGTACGACCGTCATACTTTGCCCACCAGAAGTCGAAGACGACCTTAGTCGTTTCCTCGCACGCTCTTGAATCTCGCTCTGAGACATCCTCGACACCGGCCTGGACGACAAAGTATGCTCTGCACCCAATACAAAAACACCAAGTTCAAACATTacccaaaacaaaaaaacaaatgcCAAAACTAAACAAACATCAAATACCTGAGTTGTCAGCCATATCGCCTACTTCTCCTTCGGTGGACGACGAGTTTTCCACTACCTCTACAAGCAAATCCAACCTTTTCCGACGACGAGTCAGTTGACCCGATTCCTCGTCTACCTCCTCCTCCTCGGCGATGTCGCCTGATTGGCTCGCCTCTTGTTCGTCTAAAAACTCTCCGTCACGACTAAAAGACCTGTCCTCGACAGAGTAGCCCAAGAACTTCTGATACTTGTCGTGTGAATCAGCATTCAACTCAGTCAACGACGACACCTTGacaactgcaaaacaaaaccaagtaaGGCGA encodes:
- the LOC130472164 gene encoding uncharacterized protein, with product MVRSKSIVAKGKGESGSARVKSLHPIYSTIADPAAFIEHVGLPPSAEVKIPGSDEEAFDCPEGYVVMYEYPFTIGFKFPFTPLARSFIEVFHLSLGQVMPQIWRVFAVVHGATANWRMPFDLADLMYTYDLVLQKCCRYTLVTKKGKTNLGVGLAVNDRGWQSRFVYVSKDSLGDKGQFFVEGWTTKVVKVSSLTELNADSHDKYQKFLGYSVEDRSFSRDGEFLDEQEASQSGDIAEEEEVDEESGQLTRRRKRLDLLVEVVENSSSTEGEVGDMADNSEHTLSSRPVSRMSQSEIQERARKRLRSSSTSGGQSMTVVPRFSAIGSSADTPVVIGVEGFHPIASSSPPKSFKASSTAVDVGKVSTASAKKCPAEKSSVEDTVITLPPSFLGDDETTVIWPFADRLILPTTYQRYHEVDPLPVASDAAELSLRASQAALAVRRQCSLLCDEVTNARK